From the Photobacterium sp. GJ3 genome, one window contains:
- a CDS encoding M14-type cytosolic carboxypeptidase, whose amino-acid sequence MKIFSHFESGNIHVVKADQPDDIQLKINKDHQSDFYQWFHFRLETQAQVEHAFELQDLATSAYPEGWKDYDVVASYDREEWFRIPAEFDGDTLRFRVIPEQRSMYFAYFAPYSYDRHLDLLHQAQMNFNCELETLGSTLDGNDISLLTVGEPDDTKKKIWVIGRQHPGETMAEWFIEGLLQRLLDDTDTVGRALLDRAVFYIVPNMNPDGSIRGHLRTNAAGVNLNREWLSPSLEKSPEVYVVRERMQQTGVDMFLDIHGDEAIPYNFVAGCEGIPSYDERHATLEHNFKQALLTITPEFQDDVGYDKDAPGEANLSMGTAWVGEAFKCLAYTVEMPFKDHNIQPDAFYGWSPERSLAFGQDMLAAVRAVVDQLR is encoded by the coding sequence ATGAAAATTTTTAGTCATTTCGAAAGCGGCAACATTCATGTTGTCAAAGCCGATCAACCTGATGATATTCAACTCAAGATCAACAAAGACCATCAGTCTGATTTTTACCAATGGTTCCACTTCCGTCTGGAAACTCAGGCTCAGGTTGAACATGCTTTCGAGTTACAGGATCTGGCCACATCGGCGTATCCGGAAGGCTGGAAAGATTACGATGTCGTTGCTTCATATGATCGGGAAGAGTGGTTCCGTATCCCGGCTGAGTTCGATGGCGACACCCTGAGATTCCGGGTGATCCCGGAACAGCGTTCCATGTACTTCGCTTACTTTGCCCCTTACAGCTATGACCGCCACCTGGATTTACTGCATCAGGCGCAGATGAACTTCAACTGTGAACTGGAAACTTTAGGCAGCACACTGGACGGGAACGATATCAGTTTACTGACAGTCGGCGAACCAGACGACACCAAGAAAAAAATCTGGGTGATTGGTCGCCAGCATCCGGGCGAGACCATGGCTGAGTGGTTCATTGAAGGTCTGCTGCAACGGTTACTGGATGATACCGACACCGTTGGCCGCGCATTGCTGGACCGTGCCGTGTTTTACATCGTCCCGAACATGAACCCGGATGGCAGCATTCGCGGCCACCTGCGTACCAATGCCGCGGGCGTGAACCTGAACCGTGAGTGGCTGTCCCCAAGCCTGGAGAAAAGCCCGGAAGTGTATGTTGTACGCGAGCGGATGCAGCAGACTGGTGTGGATATGTTCCTGGATATTCATGGGGACGAAGCGATTCCATACAACTTTGTTGCAGGTTGTGAAGGGATCCCATCCTATGATGAGCGTCACGCAACCCTGGAGCACAACTTCAAACAGGCACTGCTGACCATCACGCCAGAGTTTCAGGATGATGTGGGCTACGATAAAGATGCGCCGGGTGAAGCGAATCTGAGCATGGGGACGGCCTGGGTCGGGGAAGCATTCAAGTGCCTGGCATACACAGTAGAAATGCCATTTAAAGACCATAACATTCAGCCGGATGCCTTCTATGGCTGGTCGCCGGAGCGCAGTCTGGCCTTTGGTCAGGACATGCTGGCCGCTGTTCGTGCTGTCGTTGATCAGCTGCGGTAA
- a CDS encoding NUDIX domain-containing protein, whose translation MTLHYSSRALIQIADQVLLVKRVGDSLSFLPGGHVDFAEVAAATVVREIFEETGLEARIGALIGVAENDWVEGDQHQTEIALIFRATLAGRTEALPVVSREPHLEFFWARLSELESYALHPVALRGILRAGTTQFEGFVASDLDA comes from the coding sequence GTGACGTTGCATTATTCATCCCGGGCACTGATCCAGATTGCGGATCAGGTATTACTTGTGAAACGTGTTGGTGATTCGTTGAGTTTTTTGCCCGGCGGGCATGTTGATTTTGCTGAAGTGGCGGCGGCCACGGTCGTCAGAGAGATTTTTGAAGAGACCGGACTTGAAGCGCGGATCGGTGCGTTGATTGGTGTTGCGGAAAACGACTGGGTTGAAGGCGACCAGCATCAGACCGAAATCGCTTTAATCTTTCGGGCGACTCTGGCGGGGAGAACAGAAGCGCTGCCTGTCGTTTCGCGAGAGCCTCATCTGGAATTCTTCTGGGCCAGACTGTCCGAATTAGAAAGCTACGCGCTGCACCCGGTTGCGTTACGGGGAATCCTGAGAGCGGGCACCACTCAGTTTGAAGGTTTTGTGGCTTCAGATTTAGACGCATGA